One segment of Triticum aestivum cultivar Chinese Spring chromosome 2A, IWGSC CS RefSeq v2.1, whole genome shotgun sequence DNA contains the following:
- the LOC123189778 gene encoding uncharacterized protein: MASLLCSQIKLNRAYVRRQVHENRLTRLPKSLHWSPLQSGHFKNIALRCTKNLPWEASLPYASTEDDASIIMGTNVVEAIDTEEAPEIPILQSDQDVVDVRNEPSKQPATFKLPMWLLGPSVLLVTGIVPTLWLPLPSVFLGPNIAGLLSLVGLDCIFNMGAMLFFLMADACGRPENNSFDLTRQIPTTYRSWNLVASILGFVAPFALLFASHRGALQPHLPFIPFLVLLGPYLLLLSVQMLTETLTWHWRSPVWLVAPVVYEGYRVLQLMRGLQLASEIAAPGWMVQSLRGLVTWWVLVLGIQLMRVAWFAGVSSASDPSYGSSDDVNR; this comes from the coding sequence ATGGCTTCTTTGCTCTGTTCACAGATAAAACTAAACAGAGCATATGTTAGGAGGCAGGTTCATGAGAATAGACTTACGAGATTGCCTAAGTCTCTTCATTGGAGCCCCTTGCAGTCAGGCCATTTTAAGAACATTGCATTGCGTTGCACTAAGAATTTGCCTTGGGAGGCCTCTCTACCATATGCCTCCACAGAGGACGATGCCAGCATTATCATGGGAACAAATGTTGTCGAAGCTATTGATACAGAAGAAGCTCCAGAGATTCCAATCCTCCAGAGTGACCAGGATGTTGTGGACGTGAGGAATGAACCTTCTAAGCAGCCAGCAACATTTAAGCTGCCAATGTGGCTGTTAGGGCCTTCAGTTCTGTTGGTTACCGGTATAGTTCCAACTTTGTGGCTGCCATTGCCTTCAGTGTTCCTTGGCCCTAACATCGCGGGCCTTCTATCCCTAGTGGGACTCGACTGCATCTTTAACATGGGAGCAATGCTGTTTTTCCTTATGGCCGACGCGTGCGGGCGTCCAGAGAACAATTCGTTCGACCTGACAAGGCAGATCCCAACTACTTACAGGTCTTGGAATCTGGTTGCCAGCATATTAGGCTTTGTTGCTCCTTTTGCCCTGCTTTTTGCGTCTCATCGGGGAGCTCTGCAGCCACATCTGCCATTCATTCCGTTCTTGGTGCTGCTTGGGCCATACCTGTTACTCCTTTCGGTGCAGATGCTGACTGAGACGCTTACATGGCACTGGAGATCGCCGGTCTGGTTGGTGGCCCCCGTCGTTTATGAGGGCTACCGGGTGCTACAGCTGATGAGGGGCCTGCAGCTGGCCAGCGAGATCGCTGCGCCGGGGTGGATGGTGCAGAGCCTTCGTGGCTTGGTGACCTGGTGGGTGCTGGTCCTTGGGATTCAGTTGATGCGCGTTGCCTGGTTTGCTGGGGTCAGTTCCGCGAGCGATCCGAGCTACGGATCGAGCGATGATGTGAACAGGTAG
- the LOC123189776 gene encoding peroxisomal membrane protein 11-4 has translation MSGGGAGDTLDKLVVFLAKRDGVDKLVKTYQYVSKLAHWAAETSHPGLAGRAKSWETAAGLSRKVFRSGRSLTGFNALRRSPGEFGALAVLANAGEMVYFFFDHFTWLSRVGVLEPWLARRASFVSAFGECVGYVFFIAMDFIVIRRGIRRERALLRGEGGGEGKEKEGEVRMIRADRVMRLMGTAANLADLVIGVADIEPNPFCNHAVTLGVSGLVSAWAGWYRNWPS, from the coding sequence atgagcggcggcggcgccggcgacacGCTGGACAAGCTGGTGGTGTTCCTGGCGAAGCGCGACGGCGTGGACAAGCTGGTGAAGACGTACCAGTACGTGTCCAAGCTGGCGCACTGGGCGGCGGAGACGTCGCACCCGGGGCTGGCCGGGCGCGCCAAGAGCTGGGAGACGGCGGCCGGGCTGAGCCGCAAGGTGTTCCGGTCAGGCCGCTCCCTGACGGGCTTCAACGCGCTGCGGCGGTCCCCGGGGGAGTTCGGCGCGCTGGCGGTGCTGGCCAACGCCGGCGAGATGGTCTACTTCTTCTTCGACCACTTCACGTGGCTGTCCCGCGTGGGCGTGCTGGAGCCCTGGCTGGCGCGCCGCGCGAGCTTCGTGTCGGCCTTCGGCGAGTGCGTCGGCTACGTCTTCTTCATCGCCATGGACTTCATCGTGATCAGGCGCGGGATCAGGCGGGAGAGGGCGCTGCTGCGCGGGGAAGGCGGTGGcgaggggaaggagaaggagggcGAGGTGAGGATGATCCGGGCGGACCGGGTGATGCGGCTGATGGGGACGGCGGCGAACCTGGCGGACCTGGTCATCGGCGTCGCGGACATCGAGCCCAACCCGTTCTGCAACCACGCCGTCACGCTGGGGGTCAGCGGCCTCGTCTCCGCCTGGGCTGGCTGGTACAGGAACTGGCCGTCGTGA